In Candidatus Bathyarchaeia archaeon, a genomic segment contains:
- a CDS encoding 2-oxoacid:ferredoxin oxidoreductase subunit beta: protein MALRLTDLKTEVHNDWCPGCGDFGIEASLKMALTEMPVDINKVALFSGIGCSSKLVHFTNAFGIHTLHGRVLGYAQGAKLANPDLEVIAVGGDGDGLGIGAGHFVHAGRRNIDMAYIIHDNGVYGLTKGQASPTLHLGMQTKSLPEPNINSNINPIMLALASGITFIARSYAYNTRHLKEMIKKAVAHKGFALIDALQPCPTYNDINTKEWYGGEDRIDSATKRAMPRTYDLEATGYNGRVTADMSDEEIDKHLVQVIEKSREWGDKIPIGIFYQNETVPTYEERINARSPSYLKEPPASQRLAKIDGKSIVNLANLSRELLLESLAVTQ from the coding sequence ATGGCGCTTAGGCTCACCGACCTCAAGACAGAGGTCCACAACGACTGGTGCCCCGGATGCGGAGACTTTGGTATCGAAGCCTCGCTGAAAATGGCCCTAACAGAGATGCCTGTTGACATCAACAAGGTCGCACTATTCTCCGGAATCGGATGCTCCAGCAAACTCGTCCACTTCACCAACGCCTTCGGTATCCATACGCTGCACGGAAGAGTGCTAGGTTATGCGCAAGGCGCCAAGCTAGCTAATCCCGATCTCGAGGTTATCGCTGTGGGAGGAGACGGTGACGGGCTGGGGATTGGTGCAGGCCATTTCGTTCATGCTGGAAGACGGAACATCGATATGGCCTACATTATCCACGACAACGGCGTCTACGGCCTGACCAAAGGACAGGCTTCTCCGACACTACATCTCGGAATGCAGACGAAATCTCTTCCAGAGCCGAACATTAACAGCAATATCAATCCGATAATGCTCGCTTTAGCGTCAGGAATTACTTTCATCGCGCGAAGCTACGCCTACAATACGAGACATCTCAAAGAGATGATCAAGAAAGCCGTCGCCCACAAGGGCTTCGCACTAATAGACGCTCTCCAGCCATGTCCAACGTACAACGACATCAACACAAAAGAATGGTATGGTGGCGAAGATAGAATCGACTCTGCGACAAAGCGAGCGATGCCGCGAACGTACGATCTGGAGGCGACAGGCTACAATGGAAGGGTCACGGCAGATATGAGCGATGAAGAAATTGACAAACATCTTGTCCAGGTTATAGAGAAGTCGAGAGAATGGGGCGACAAGATCCCAATCGGGATCTTTTACCAAAACGAGACCGTGCCAACGTATGAGGAACGGATCAACGCGCGAAGCCCAAGTTACCTGAAAGAGCCACCTGCAAGTCAACGACTTGCGAAGATCGATGGAAAATCAATCGTGAATCTTGCGAATCTCTCAAGAGAACTCCTACTCGAAAGCTTGGCAGTAACGCAATAA
- a CDS encoding ATPase domain-containing protein: MPQLPLQPSTQNIGRRVSSGISGLDALLDGGFPEGKVILVLGEPGTGKTILVSQFLHNGVTRQGDKAVYVGMNEPKTRFIAEMMSLSMDFTNLESQGKFGYVDATEVRRIPEQAKVGRIPVGGRELGLVNLIDLVQEGIDKVSPKRVVVDSISDLVFRFPQIEERRPAVLDIVEVLQSTGTTCLLTSELPTTGEDRVLQPEEYLAEGVILLRILRKGVRTLQVLKMRGSKVDTTPRPYVIKNTGLEVYSTEEVYGQSTEK; this comes from the coding sequence ATGCCTCAGCTCCCACTACAGCCCAGTACTCAGAATATTGGCCGTAGGGTCAGTTCGGGAATTTCAGGTCTCGACGCGCTTCTCGATGGCGGCTTCCCAGAGGGCAAAGTAATCCTAGTTCTAGGCGAACCGGGAACAGGCAAGACGATTCTAGTGTCCCAATTCCTTCACAATGGGGTAACTCGGCAGGGAGACAAGGCAGTCTATGTAGGAATGAACGAACCCAAGACCCGGTTCATAGCCGAGATGATGAGCCTCAGCATGGACTTTACCAATCTCGAGAGCCAGGGCAAGTTTGGATATGTTGACGCGACAGAGGTCCGACGCATCCCAGAACAAGCAAAGGTTGGAAGAATCCCCGTCGGTGGAAGAGAGCTAGGTCTGGTCAATCTTATCGATCTCGTCCAAGAGGGAATCGACAAGGTCTCGCCTAAGAGGGTGGTTGTAGATTCAATATCGGACCTTGTCTTTCGTTTTCCGCAGATAGAAGAGCGACGACCGGCGGTTCTCGACATCGTTGAGGTGTTGCAGTCGACCGGAACAACGTGTCTCTTGACAAGCGAGCTTCCGACAACAGGAGAGGATAGGGTGTTGCAACCGGAAGAGTATCTTGCCGAAGGCGTCATTCTTCTACGTATTCTCAGGAAAGGAGTCCGGACCCTTCAGGTCTTGAAGATGCGAGGATCCAAAGTTGACACCACTCCGCGTCCTTATGTGATTAAGAACACTGGTCTCGAGGTCTATTCGACCGAGGAAGTTTACGGGCAGTCAACGGAGAAATGA
- a CDS encoding pyridoxamine 5'-phosphate oxidase family protein, with amino-acid sequence MSQAKRESTPVPDQVIEVLKNAKIGYLSVLSKSEELYSYPVAFHYSDQKLYFMTPISAAKFKILKANPTVSFIVDNGKVTTEACGAMVQGKSKIFTIGRTLVSILSVGPKMIGFTKKYPGMLSFYARGKELPDERKLYKYRLIRIDPSKIIYWLGYKFGRFVPRTQPSKTGHSLRLSKDESGLELSAKLLESSNDEDVLVGPVGLGHDWIAGLDSSVSEGTLSDQERKMLGSFRGQVSPVAVAGAAVSGEEKNLLRMSKR; translated from the coding sequence ATGAGCCAAGCCAAGAGAGAGTCAACACCCGTTCCAGACCAAGTCATCGAAGTACTCAAGAACGCCAAGATCGGATACCTCTCCGTCCTGTCCAAGAGCGAAGAGCTCTACAGCTACCCCGTAGCCTTCCACTATTCAGATCAAAAACTCTACTTTATGACGCCTATCAGTGCGGCTAAGTTCAAGATTCTCAAGGCTAACCCGACAGTTTCGTTCATCGTCGACAATGGAAAGGTGACCACTGAAGCCTGTGGCGCGATGGTCCAAGGAAAGTCAAAGATCTTCACGATCGGCCGAACCCTAGTCTCCATCCTCTCTGTCGGACCGAAAATGATCGGCTTCACCAAAAAGTATCCGGGAATGTTATCTTTCTATGCACGTGGAAAGGAGCTTCCGGACGAGCGGAAGCTGTACAAGTACCGATTGATCAGAATAGATCCTTCGAAGATTATCTATTGGCTCGGCTACAAGTTCGGCAGGTTCGTCCCAAGGACCCAGCCAAGCAAAACGGGTCATTCGCTCAGACTTTCCAAAGACGAATCTGGTCTGGAGTTGTCGGCAAAACTTCTCGAATCATCAAATGATGAAGACGTCCTGGTCGGCCCCGTGGGCCTGGGGCATGATTGGATAGCCGGATTAGACTCAAGCGTCTCCGAAGGAACACTATCCGACCAAGAGAGAAAGATGCTTGGCAGTTTCAGAGGCCAAGTCTCTCCAGTAGCGGTTGCAGGTGCAGCCGTCAGTGGAGAGGAGAAGAACCTGCTTAGGATGTCGAAACGCTAG
- a CDS encoding RAD55 family ATPase, which yields MGLLESATFIVSPTHLPACCRLVSTGVGELDHLLKDGYPPKSAILVVGPPGIGKEALGYWFTQAGLSQGDFCLYVTRLAVSEIIQDVKAFGAEIKGPTVWFAREGGQTKVDINDLPGLSFSIKEILKKNGEKPARIVTDVLSPLLMLNSPETIYRFLTQLLSEMKQYNSVVLATLEDRMHQPQVLAAMEQLFDGVLELRLYEEGLRIRPLLRILKMRGLPPLPGFYNFAFTHQRMEITAYAK from the coding sequence TTGGGTCTTTTGGAAAGCGCAACTTTCATAGTCTCGCCGACCCATCTTCCAGCTTGCTGTCGCTTGGTCTCAACCGGGGTCGGGGAGCTGGATCATCTTCTCAAAGATGGCTACCCTCCAAAGTCGGCCATCCTGGTGGTCGGACCGCCGGGCATCGGGAAAGAGGCCCTGGGCTACTGGTTTACTCAAGCCGGGCTCTCACAGGGCGACTTTTGCCTCTATGTCACTAGGTTAGCTGTTTCAGAGATAATTCAGGACGTGAAGGCGTTCGGTGCAGAGATCAAAGGACCAACAGTCTGGTTTGCAAGAGAGGGCGGCCAGACAAAGGTCGACATTAACGACCTCCCGGGATTGTCGTTCAGCATCAAGGAGATTCTGAAGAAAAACGGCGAGAAGCCAGCCCGGATCGTAACCGATGTCCTATCCCCGCTGCTAATGCTGAACTCGCCAGAGACCATCTATCGCTTTCTAACACAACTGTTGTCGGAAATGAAACAGTACAACTCAGTGGTGTTGGCGACCCTTGAGGATCGAATGCACCAACCGCAAGTTCTAGCCGCGATGGAACAGCTCTTCGATGGCGTCCTCGAACTTCGTCTATACGAAGAGGGGTTGAGAATTCGTCCCCTTCTGAGAATACTGAAGATGCGGGGACTGCCTCCTCTGCCTGGATTTTACAACTTTGCATTCACACATCAGAGAATGGAGATTACAGCATATGCCAAGTGA